In one window of Bacillota bacterium DNA:
- a CDS encoding sulfite oxidase-like oxidoreductase gives MPPGQRLTTKFPVLHAGSVPRIDPDTWRLKVTGLIAQPFEMTLEELKALPAVSIKADIHCVTGWSKFDTKWTGATGREVLRRCRPTSEARFVMIHAPGWSTNLPLADLDRDDVIFAWDYAGEPVEADHGGPLRLVVPHLYFWKSAKWVEGVELIAENRPGYWERGGYHMRGDPWREQRYRDDW, from the coding sequence CTGCCGCCGGGTCAGCGACTGACGACCAAGTTCCCCGTCCTTCACGCCGGCTCGGTCCCGAGGATTGACCCCGACACTTGGCGCCTGAAAGTGACCGGCCTTATCGCCCAGCCCTTCGAGATGACCCTCGAAGAGCTCAAAGCCTTGCCGGCGGTTTCCATCAAGGCGGACATCCACTGCGTCACCGGCTGGAGCAAGTTTGACACCAAGTGGACCGGGGCGACCGGGCGGGAGGTCCTTCGGCGCTGCCGCCCGACCTCTGAGGCCAGGTTCGTCATGATCCACGCCCCGGGCTGGAGCACCAATCTCCCCCTGGCCGACCTCGACCGGGATGATGTCATCTTCGCCTGGGATTATGCCGGTGAGCCGGTCGAGGCCGACCACGGCGGCCCCTTGCGGCTGGTCGTCCCCCACCTCTACTTCTGGAAGAGCGCCAAGTGGGTCGAAGGGGTCGAGCTCATCGCCGAGAACCGCCCGGGCTACTGGGAGCGCGGCGGGTACCACATGCGCGGGGACCCGTGGCGGGAGCAGCGGTACCGGGACGACTGGTGA
- the ybaK gene encoding Cys-tRNA(Pro) deacylase, with protein sequence MKTVAARILDDLGIAYELRAYDWNEEELDAVTVAGQIGLPPGQVFKTLVARGDRTGVVVACLPGDQELDLKALGAISGNKKVEMVPVKEIQALTGYVRGGVSPLGMRRTHPFFIDETAEIIDPLAVSAGQRGLQIILAGPDLIRATEARPAALTRGR encoded by the coding sequence GTGAAGACCGTCGCCGCAAGGATCCTCGACGATCTGGGGATCGCCTACGAACTAAGGGCCTACGACTGGAATGAGGAGGAGCTGGACGCCGTCACGGTGGCCGGCCAGATCGGCCTCCCTCCGGGACAGGTCTTCAAGACCCTGGTCGCCCGGGGCGACCGGACCGGCGTCGTCGTCGCCTGCCTCCCCGGGGATCAAGAGCTCGACCTCAAGGCCCTCGGCGCGATCAGTGGCAACAAGAAGGTAGAGATGGTGCCGGTCAAGGAGATCCAGGCCTTGACGGGCTACGTCCGGGGCGGGGTTTCGCCGCTCGGGATGCGGCGGACCCACCCGTTCTTCATCGACGAGACCGCCGAGATCATCGACCCCCTCGCCGTCAGCGCCGGTCAGCGCGGGCTGCAGATCATCCTGGCCGGGCCCGACCTGATCCGGGCGACGGAGGCCCGCCCGGCCGCCCTGACCAGGGGGCGCTAG
- a CDS encoding ATP-binding cassette domain-containing protein: MKTLIPARLLAGLPQNRLARLILTAGVAAVVLALPVLLPDQYWLRLATLIGIYALLGLGLNVVAGFAGLLDLGNVAFYALGAYAYALLASPQLGLHLSFPVVLLIALALAAALSTVLGFSALRLYGDYLAIATLGFGQIVRLLLINLDRPVNLTNGPNGIVRLDPFRLIPGLHPGPQVRDLTGFYYVMLVLLALAGLLVLRLTKSYLGRAWVALRDDELAAAASGVDLPRFKLGAYVLGACLAAVAGVLFAGWQAAVFPENFTLNEVINIYCLVILGGIGNLPGILVGATAIVVLPELLREWAVYRMLIWGFVLVALVRFRPQGIFPARTGLGGGEGEAVEEDGGEAADGTAGEDVEVAATALTGAPVLQVRDLSVTFGGLKAVEGLSLEVRAGEIVGLIGPNGAGKTTVYNAISGFVRPAVGHILVNGQEVTGGRPQDIAGRGLARTFQAIRLFPGLSVLENAAIGAHRRAAASLPAILFDRGKTRAIEARAFGAARRALAAVAPELAGGQAVSGEVSRLTYADRRRLEIARALAADPSLLLLDEPAAGMSPVEADDLIHRLRALRTAGRAILLVEHRMSMVMELCDRLVVIDHGRKLAEGPPDEVRSDPAVIAAYLGTEQPGGVQSGRLEGRPAAGHPAHLRLEGLTAGYRGLTVLRHFDLEARPGEIVCLLGANGAGKSTVIRSILGATDRSAGRVLLDGGEITRLRPAQIIGHGVAVVPEGRHIFGRMTVEENLQVMLDGVRAKPGDRFDYVYGLFPRLLERRHQLAGTLSGGEQQMLAIGRALMARPRLICLDEPTMGLAPLMARATLEAVERINAEGVTIILAEQNAAALSIADRVYIVETGRVAAEGGAGEFLNRQDVVERYLGGRAPAD, translated from the coding sequence GTGAAAACCCTGATCCCCGCGAGACTCCTTGCGGGACTCCCCCAAAACCGGTTGGCCAGGTTGATCCTCACGGCCGGCGTCGCCGCGGTCGTCCTGGCCCTGCCGGTCCTCCTCCCGGACCAGTACTGGCTGCGCCTGGCGACGCTGATCGGCATCTACGCCCTCCTCGGCTTGGGCCTCAACGTGGTGGCCGGGTTCGCCGGCCTGCTCGATCTGGGCAACGTGGCCTTCTATGCTCTGGGGGCTTATGCCTATGCCCTCCTGGCCTCGCCGCAGCTGGGGCTGCACCTGTCTTTCCCGGTCGTCCTCCTGATCGCCCTGGCTTTGGCGGCCGCCTTGTCGACCGTCCTCGGCTTCTCGGCCCTCCGCCTGTACGGCGACTACCTGGCCATCGCTACCCTGGGCTTCGGCCAGATCGTCCGCCTCCTCCTGATCAACCTGGACCGTCCGGTGAACCTGACCAATGGGCCGAACGGGATCGTCCGGCTCGACCCCTTCCGACTCATCCCCGGGCTCCATCCCGGGCCGCAGGTCCGCGACCTGACCGGGTTCTACTACGTGATGCTGGTCCTCCTGGCTCTGGCCGGGCTCCTTGTCCTTCGCCTGACGAAATCGTACCTCGGGCGGGCCTGGGTCGCCCTGCGCGACGACGAACTGGCGGCGGCCGCCTCGGGGGTCGACCTGCCCCGGTTCAAGCTTGGTGCCTACGTCCTCGGGGCCTGCCTGGCGGCGGTCGCCGGGGTCCTCTTCGCCGGCTGGCAGGCGGCGGTCTTTCCGGAGAACTTCACCCTCAACGAAGTTATCAATATCTACTGCTTGGTCATCCTGGGCGGCATCGGCAACCTGCCGGGGATCCTGGTCGGGGCTACGGCCATCGTCGTCCTGCCGGAGTTGCTCCGAGAGTGGGCCGTCTACCGCATGCTCATTTGGGGCTTCGTCCTCGTCGCCCTCGTCCGCTTCCGCCCGCAAGGGATCTTCCCGGCCCGTACCGGCCTGGGCGGCGGGGAGGGGGAGGCGGTCGAAGAGGACGGGGGCGAGGCCGCCGACGGGACCGCCGGCGAGGATGTGGAGGTCGCCGCGACGGCTTTGACCGGGGCGCCGGTGCTCCAGGTCCGCGACCTGTCGGTGACTTTCGGCGGCCTCAAGGCGGTCGAGGGGCTTAGCTTGGAAGTCCGGGCCGGCGAGATCGTCGGCCTGATCGGGCCGAACGGGGCCGGCAAGACCACGGTCTACAACGCCATCTCCGGCTTCGTCCGGCCGGCCGTCGGGCACATCCTGGTCAACGGCCAAGAGGTCACCGGGGGCCGGCCGCAGGACATCGCCGGGCGCGGGCTGGCCCGGACCTTCCAGGCCATCCGTCTGTTCCCGGGGCTCTCCGTCCTCGAGAACGCGGCCATCGGCGCCCACCGGCGGGCGGCGGCGTCCCTGCCGGCCATCCTCTTTGACCGCGGGAAGACCCGGGCGATCGAGGCGCGGGCCTTCGGTGCCGCCCGGCGGGCGCTGGCCGCGGTGGCTCCCGAGCTCGCCGGCGGGCAGGCCGTCTCCGGCGAGGTCTCCCGCCTGACCTACGCCGATCGTCGCCGCCTCGAGATCGCCCGGGCCCTGGCCGCGGACCCGAGCCTGCTGCTCTTGGACGAACCGGCGGCGGGGATGAGTCCGGTCGAGGCCGACGACCTGATCCACCGGCTCCGCGCCCTGCGCACGGCCGGCCGGGCGATCCTCCTGGTCGAGCACCGGATGTCGATGGTCATGGAGCTGTGCGACCGCCTGGTGGTCATCGACCACGGCCGGAAGCTGGCCGAGGGCCCGCCCGACGAGGTCCGTTCAGATCCGGCGGTCATCGCCGCCTACCTGGGGACCGAACAGCCCGGCGGGGTCCAGTCGGGACGCCTGGAAGGCCGGCCGGCCGCGGGCCACCCCGCCCATCTGCGCCTGGAGGGCCTCACCGCCGGCTACCGGGGGCTCACTGTGCTCCGGCATTTCGACCTCGAGGCCCGTCCCGGTGAGATCGTCTGCCTGCTCGGCGCCAACGGGGCGGGCAAATCGACGGTCATCCGGAGCATCCTCGGGGCCACCGACCGGAGCGCCGGCCGAGTTCTCCTGGACGGCGGCGAGATCACCAGGCTCCGCCCGGCCCAGATCATCGGCCACGGCGTGGCCGTCGTCCCCGAGGGGCGGCACATCTTCGGGCGGATGACCGTGGAAGAGAACCTGCAGGTCATGCTCGACGGGGTCCGGGCCAAGCCAGGGGACCGTTTCGACTACGTCTACGGCCTCTTCCCGCGCCTCCTCGAACGCCGTCACCAGCTGGCGGGGACACTCTCCGGTGGCGAGCAGCAGATGCTGGCCATCGGGCGGGCGCTGATGGCCCGCCCGCGCCTGATCTGCCTCGACGAGCCGACCATGGGCCTGGCCCCACTGATGGCCCGGGCGACCCTCGAGGCCGTCGAGCGGATCAACGCCGAAGGGGTCACCATCATCCTGGCCGAGCAGAATGCCGCCGCCCTGTCCATCGCCGACCGCGTCTACATCGTCGAGACCGGGCGGGTCGCCGCCGAGGGTGGGGCCGGGGAGTTCCTCAATCGCCAGGACGTCGTCGAACGATACCTCGGCGGCCGGGCGCCGGCCGACTGA
- a CDS encoding branched-chain amino acid ABC transporter permease, translated as MTALLQTILNGLTVGSLYSLIALGYSMVYGVLGMLNFAHGDVFMVGAYLGWGLAALIGALGLTGLAGGPALLAMMLVVAAAGAGFLGLGIERFAYRPLRSATRLAPLISALGVSIILENAIMLIFGTRAKVYPVGAALNLSWSLSAGGVVLSGPRTLMLAASLLLMLGLEWLVRRTSVGRSMRAVAEDREAAAFCGLDPDKVVATVFFIGSALAGAGGVLVGVYYTQVDFFMGFGAGMKAFTAAVLGGIGDLRGAALGGLFLGIIESLGVAFVAPVYRDVITFSVLILVLLVRPAGLFGRVATTRA; from the coding sequence ATGACGGCCCTCCTGCAGACCATCCTGAACGGCCTCACCGTCGGCAGCCTCTACTCCTTGATCGCCCTGGGCTATTCGATGGTCTACGGGGTCCTGGGGATGCTCAACTTCGCCCACGGTGATGTCTTCATGGTCGGCGCCTACCTCGGCTGGGGCCTGGCCGCCCTGATCGGGGCCCTGGGCCTGACCGGATTGGCCGGAGGGCCCGCCCTGCTGGCGATGATGCTGGTCGTCGCGGCGGCCGGCGCCGGCTTCCTCGGCCTCGGCATCGAACGCTTCGCCTACCGGCCCCTCCGTTCGGCCACCCGACTGGCCCCGCTGATCAGCGCCCTCGGCGTGTCGATCATCCTCGAGAACGCGATCATGCTCATCTTCGGGACCAGGGCCAAGGTCTATCCGGTGGGAGCGGCCCTCAACCTATCCTGGTCGCTGTCGGCCGGCGGGGTCGTCCTGTCCGGCCCACGGACCCTCATGCTGGCCGCCTCGCTCCTTCTGATGCTGGGGTTGGAGTGGCTGGTCCGGCGGACCTCCGTCGGCCGGTCGATGCGGGCCGTGGCCGAAGACCGGGAGGCGGCGGCCTTCTGTGGCCTCGATCCAGACAAGGTCGTGGCCACCGTCTTCTTCATCGGCTCGGCCTTGGCCGGGGCGGGGGGCGTCCTGGTCGGAGTGTACTACACCCAGGTCGACTTCTTCATGGGCTTCGGGGCGGGCATGAAGGCCTTCACCGCGGCCGTCCTGGGGGGCATCGGCGACCTGCGCGGCGCCGCCCTGGGCGGGCTCTTCCTGGGGATCATCGAAAGCCTCGGGGTGGCCTTCGTCGCCCCGGTCTACCGCGACGTGATCACCTTCAGCGTCCTCATCCTGGTCCTTCTGGTCAGACCGGCCGGGCTCTTCGGCCGGGTGGCCACGACCCGCGCCTGA